From the genome of Verrucomicrobiota bacterium:
TCTGTGTCCATCTGCGGTTAAGCACGTTTATTTTCCGATCTGGGTTTTCCGCGAGGGCGCGTAAAACGACACGCGAGCTTCCGGCTCGGAGACTACAGCTCGGAGAGCCGCGTGTGCTCCCCATTCCGATTTCCGCTTTCTGCTTTCCAAATTTCCAATTTTCTCTGGCCCGTGAAGTCTCCCCTGACCCGTGGAATCTGTTTCGTATTCCACTGGGGATTGGCCCGTGAAGTCTTTCGCTACTTCACCGGGCTACTTCACCGGGCAGGATTTCAGATTCCCTGTCTTCCCGCCGCATCAAGTCCTCGCAGGCTTGCACAACGTCGTTCGTTTGAATGCGACTAAGACACTCGTTCCGGCGCTCGAGACATTCCATCAACCCGCAACCTTCGCAATCAATCTCCGAGCGCAGCACCCGATGCTCGACGCCATAGGGATACCACAAACCCGGATGCGCGCGCGCGGAGAACACGGCCACGCAGGGTGTCCGGACGGCCGCCGCCAGATGCATCGTGCCGGTGTCATTGCCGAAAAACAGCACACAGCGTTTCAAGGCCGCCGCCGCCCCGCGCACGGAGAGCGCGCCCGCCGCGTTGTAACCACGTCCCCACATTCGCAGGAGGCGACCGGCCAGGGCCGCATCCTCGGCGCCACCGAAAACCACCGGCCAGAAGTCGTGACGTTCGATCAATTCCCTCACGACCTGCCCGAAGCGTTCCTCCGGCCAGCGTTTGGCCGGCATCTTGGAACCGGGACCGATGCCGATCCAGGGACGAAGATCGGAGACCGGAGATCGGAGATCCGAGCTTATGCTGCCGCCCACTGCCCAATGCTTTTCGTCCTCCGTCCTCCTTCCTCCGTGCTCTGCGCTTTGGCGCGCCAGCCAGTCATCGACCTCGCAGTTTTCCGCGTCGCCCAGTTTCAATTCCAACGAGCCGTGGCCGGCTTGCGGCACGGCGATGCCGTCCACCGCCAGGCGCGCGAGCAACAAGTCCGCTTCCGACGGCATGGCCGCGAGCGGCTGATCCGGCGTTTTGGCGGGTGCTTCGGAGAAGCCGCTGGTGCCGATAAAATCCCGGATGCCAGCGGCGGCGAAGAATTTGCGATCACGCGCGACCTGGTCCGGCGTGCGGTTGCTGGGGGCAAGGTAAACCAACGCATCGAAGCGACGGCGCCGCAGTTTGAGCATCAGCCGCAACATGCGTTGGGCGCGGAGCAATTTGCCGGTGGTGGTCTCGTCCACGACATAGGATTCAAAGCGATTGAAAAGCCCGGCGCGCTTCAGGAGGTCCGCCGCGAGCACATGCCGTTTGCCGGGATGCCGGTCGCACAGCAGCGTCAGGCTGGCGTCGGGAAAATGTTTTCGGACCGCCCACATCGCCGGCAGGGCGATGATGGTGTCACCGAGCTGGCCAATGCGGAAAACCAGGATGCGTTTGGGGAGAAATCCTGAAACGCTGAAACGCTGAGAAACTGAACCGGGGAGTGCGGAGTGCGGAGAACGGTAGCCGTCGGACGGAGAGCGGGGAGCGGGGATGGGGGAAGGTTGAGAGTTGAGAGTTGACCCCGACAGCAGCAATCGGGGTTGAGGTTGAGGGTTGATTGGCAGGGAGCGGGAACGTTTGCCTAAAACCAGCAGGTCCGGGCCGGCGAATCTTTGGTAAACCTCCTTCGCCCAGCCGCGCAAACCGCGCCCAGCCGATTGCTGATTTCCGATTTGCGATTTGCGATTTGCGATTTCCCATTTCTGCTTTCTGCTTTCTGCTTTCTCTTTTTCCTCGAGGAGCCATTCGCGCACGGGAATCAAAAACCCGGTTTTGGGACGGGCCAGCACGGCAGCAGGGAGCGGGCAGCGCGGAGTGCGGGCCAGGTCGAGCTTGGTCGGCGGCGCGGCGCAGGTGAGCGACGGCGCGAGGGCGCGCAGCAGCGTCACGTCCACCAGGGGCACGCGGATTTCCAGGGAGTGCGCCATGCCCGCCCAGTCCGAGTCGCGCAAAAGCTGGTTGCGCATATACCAGCAGGATTCCAGGCAGGAAACCCGGGCGTGCGGACTGCGCAAGCCGTCGAGCGATTCTTCCAAGCGGAGGAGCGGCTGGAGTTCCGACCAGCCCTGCCGCACGAGGTCGGGATCGAGAATCTCGGGCAATTCCCACGGCATGAACATGCCGCGGCGCAGGAGATACGCACCGCCATAGGTGCCGCCGTATTCAAACAGCCCGGCGTATTTCGGCGAGGTGAAATGTTTCACGACGGGAGCGCAGACGATGCGTAAGCTTTTCCCGAAAATACCCGAAGTACCCAAGGACCCAAGGGCACGAACAGAGCGCGGCAGTTGTTTGAAACTTGGATAGCCGCCAAAGAGTTCGTCGCCCCCGAGGCCGGACAGGGCGACCTTGAGGGAGGTCTGGGCCGCGGCGAGGCTGACGAAGTAGGTGTTGACGCCGTCGGTGGAGGGCTGGTCCATGGCGTGGAAGAGGCGTTCGACGTGCGCGCGAAAGTCGGCGCGGCTGACCCAGATGGTTTGATGTTGGGCGCCGTATTGCGCGGCGACGGTTTCGGCCAGCGGGGTTTCATCGTAGGGTGTGCCGCGATATTCCTCGAAGCCAAGCGTCACGGTGCGCAACCGGCCGCCTTGTTCCGCCGCGAGGGCCGCGAGGGTGGTGGAATCCAGACCGGAGGACAGGAAAACCCCGACGGGAACGTCCGCGATGAGGTGGTGCGCGACGGAGTCGCGGAGGGAGTCGTTCAGCGTTGAAGGTTGAGAGTTGAGAGTCTCCCTCTCCGCTCTGGGGAGAGGGCCGGGGTGAGGTGCCCGCCTTCCATCTTCGATCTTCGATCTTCCAACGGACGGTTCGGCGGAACGGAGGATTTCCGTAATTGAGCAAAACGTTCGTTCCCGACGCTCGCCGTTCTGGCCTACCCACAACGTCGTTCCGGCCGGCAGCGAACGGATTCCGCGATGCAGCGTGTACGGTCCGGGCACGTGACCCCAAAGGAAAAAGCCGACGTGCCCCGCTGGATCGGGCGCAGTATCAACCCGTTTGCCGGCGAGCAGGGCTTTGACTTGCGAGGCGACACGGATCGCTTTGCCATCATCCGAATAGTAAAGCGGTTTGATGCCAAACGGGTCGCGCGCCATGAAGAGACCCTTCTTGCGCTCGTCCCAAATGGCAAAGGCATACATGCCGCGCAGCTTTTGCAGCATCCCGTCCCCGTCAAGCTGATACAGGTGCAGCAGAATTTCGGTATCGCTCTGAGAACTGAAGCGTCGCCCCTTCGCCTCCAGTTCCGCGCGCAGTTCGCGATAGTTGTAAATCTCGCCGTTGAAAGTGACGACGAGCGCGCCGTCCTGACTCTTCATCGGCTGGGCACCGGTCGGCGATAGATCAATGATCGAAAGGCGGCGGTGGCCGAGGCCAATATGGCCATCGGCGGAACACCAAGTGCCGGACCCGTCGGGGCCGCGGGCGGTCATGGCGTCGCGGATAGCCGTCAACTCCGTGCGGTCAATCGGCTCGCCCGTACGATAATTGAAGATGGCAGCAATGCCGCACATCAGGAGTGCTTCGTTTGATTCAACTTCATGGGGCTTGGCCCTATCGTTCTGCCTGCTGCCCTCTTACAAACCCATCATTACGTCGGCAATCCGTCCGGCCGTCTGGCCGTCCCAGTATTCGGGCCGTGGCGGTGACGACTTCGACCCGCGAAGCGACTCTGCTGCCGCCTCAACAATCCTCGCGCAGCGGCTGGCGACCAGTCGATTGGTGCCCGACGTGAGCGTGATGGGCCGCTCCGTGTTGGGCCGGACCGTCAGACAGGGAATCCCCAGGTATGTGGTCTCCTCCTGCACGCCTCCCGAATCCGTGATGACCAGTGCGGCGGTATTCATCAGGGCAAGAAAATCCAGGTATCCGAGCGGTTCGATCAACCGCAGCGTGGTATTCGGCAAAGCCATTGCCAGACCGACTATTTGCTTCCGAGTTCGGGGATGGACCGGAAAAACCACGGACCGGCGGCGTGATATTTCCGCCATCGCCTGCAGGATTTCCCGCAGCGCGCCCGCGTCATCAACATTCGAGGGCCGGTGGAGGGTGACCAGCACATGCTCTCGCGGTTCCAAGCCGAGGCGGCTCAGGATCGGCCGTTGCTGCGCTTTCGGGAGCAATTTCACCAAGGTGTCGATCATCACATTCCCGACGCAATGAATTTTTTGCGACTCGACTCCCTCGCGAAGAAGGTTCGCGTTTCCGTCTTTCGAAGGGGTAAAAAGAAGGTCGGATATCTGATCGGTCAGCAAACGATTGATTTCTTCCGGCATGGTCCGGTCACCCGACCGTAACCCGGCTTCCACATGGGCGATCCGCACGCCGAGTTTCGAACAGACCAGCGCGCAAGCCAGCGTCGAATTCACATCGCCCACCACCATCACCCAGTCCGGCCGATGTTTCGCGAGTACCGGCTCAAAAGCCGTCATTACGGCCGCCGTCTGGGCCGCGTGGGATCCGGAACCGACGTTCAGGAACTCATCGGGTGTTGGTATTTCGAGCTGCTCGAAGAACACCTGGGACATGTTGTAGTCGTAGTGTTGCCCGGTATGCACCAGCACCTGCTGGAATTGTTCAGGTCGCCTGGCCATTTCAGACATGATCGGCGCCACCTTGGGAAAGTTGGGGCGGGCGCCCACAATATGCATGATTTTCAGCATGGCTCGTTTCGCAGTCATTCCACCAGACGACTTTGGTTTGCGGCTCTGATGTCTGGCATGGCCGGTGTCACTTGAATTGGATGGACCCGTCCTCGGAATCTGGCGCGCCGGGCGTTTCGGCGGGACCCGGTCGGCTAATCATCCATAGCCCCAACATCAAAACACCAATCGCCAAGACCGCGATCAGCATAATCAGCCGACGCTCCATTCTTCTTCGCCGGCTGCGATGGCGCTTTCGATGACTCAAACCGGTGGAAAACTTGTTGCCAGGAAGGGATACCCCTCCGCTCCTGGGGATCGACCAAGTGCCGCACGGTCACCAGTCGGTCACCGGATCCCGGAGCGCCGACGGGCGGAGCGACTCCCGGCGTGGATAAGGCTACGCCCCGTCAATTCGCATTGCGAGTTGACTCGAGCATACTGACGCTGTCATCCGCACAATCTGGTTTTCCCGTCACACCCGCGCCACGTTGGCACCCCTCGCCATTCCCTCAAAAACCGAAGCGGCCTACCCTGCGCATGGGACTCCGCAATCAACCTTCCAAAATGCTCACGACCATCGGCAAAAACCGCCGGCCCTTCTGCTCCCAGCTCTGCAGCATGTTGATGCGACCGCCCACCCGCGCGCGCTCCGCCGGGGGCAGTTGCTTCACCATGGCACGGATATGTTCGAGGCGCTTCAAGCCGCCGTCCAAATGCGGCAGGATCTGGTCATTGAGATAGCGCCGCACGAGGGTCCGCAACTCGGCCACGGCTTCGTAATGAATGCGCCGATCGCCGCGCATGTACACCATGTTGATCATGCCGACGCCGCGCAAAAATTTAAGGCCCATGCTCGCCGAGCCTTTGCTGATGCCCAGCCGCCGGATCAAATCGTCCAGCGCGAGAGGCTGGGCGGAAATAAACAACAGTCCGTAAATCTCGGCAAAGGAGCGCGGCTGGCCCAGCACGCGGGACATCTGCACGAACAGGGTGATGATCTCCGATTCCAGCGGATTCAAACCCCCGTCAGAGTTACGAGGATTTCGAATGGGGGTGAGCCTTATTTGCGCAACAGTCGGTTTCATGGCTGCCATTTTTACACGGTTCGTATCGGTATGTTCAAGAAAAATCGAACACCATTTTGGGATTGAATCCGGGGTTAGATGTCAGGGCCGGGTCCAAGCCTTGGCTTCGCTAAATAGGTTCGAGGAGGTCCGCCTCGAGTTTGACGGCCGCAGCCTGGTTGATGAAATCGAGTCGCAGCAAAACCGTGCTCAGGCCGTGACGTTGCTCGACCCAGCCTTCAATGCCTTGCAACGGCCCTGCCCGGATCCGCACGCGCATGCCTTCGCCAATCGACGGCGCCAGGCGCACCCCGACGTTCGCCTCCAACGCGAGCAGAATGTCCTGCAATTGTTTTTGGAACGTCTCCTGATCCAGGACTTCAAGGAGATTGGCCACGTGCTCGTTTTGGCGGATCAGATTCCGATCCGCCGGATCAAGTTCCAAAAAGACATAACCGGGAAAGAGGGGTTTGCGGAACACGACGGTTTTGCCCCGGTACTTGTGCGCCAGTTCGTAACAAGGCAATGTCGTGGCAATGGCCACCCGACGGCAGTATTGCGCCAGTTTTTTCTCCCGGCGCGGCCGCGTATGGGCCACGAACCAACGTATTGCTGACACAGCCCAAAGATTCAGAGCCGCGCCGGTGATGTCAACCCGAAGCTGCGATTGAATGCCAGGTGAAACTTGTCGCAAATGCTCGCAAGCCCGGAGGGGAGCGTCGCTCGCCGACTGGACGGGCATCGTCGAAACCGAATTGTTCGCGCAGACCTACAAGAGTTACGGACTTGCCACCGTCCGTTATCCGCTCTTGAAAATCGAAGCGCGTGTCGAACCGTTTGAGAATCGGCGAGGATTCTCACTGCGGCTAGTGCGAGCCGGACCGCCGCGTAAACTGCCGTTTGCGCCGTGACCAACGCGCCGTTTGCTTCGGTCCACGGGCTTTCGGTCGCCCCTTTCCCTCTCTCGACCACGCCCGTTCCCCTTCGTAAACCGCGCGCTCGTCACGAGCAAGCATCCGCACAGTGTCGCATGAACGGCGGGCTTCCGTCTGAGGCTCGGCGGCGGGCGTTGCGCTCCGGCTGCGATTCGCTAGCTGCTCCTCTCCGCTCTCCGCTCCACTTTCCCCGCTCGCCGCCCGCAGACCGAAGCACAAAAACCAGAACCCGTTGGAATTGATGCTAGTTTTGGCTTGGCCAATCATTGCGAGCGGCAATATTTAAGAGAAGTCCGGCATCGGCCAAGCGCGATAAACTCTCGACCAGTTCATCATAGGTATCCGCACTGCTTGGCGCGCTCCGCCCAGGCGTAGCGGTAGGAGTGCAGCGAGACACCTTTGATACCAAGTCCGACGCACCGCTGTTTGAACTCCGTGGCACGGTCGCCAGCGCGAACCGTTTGGAGGTAGGGAAACAACGGGCCAACGACGGGGAGGCGGCGCAAAATCGCCTCAATGTCCTCGCCAAAGTGAATCATGGCGAGGCTGCCGGTTTTCTGACGGGCGTAGGCGACGGTTTGATTGGGCCAGTCCACGTCCTCCGCCTTGAGGCTGGCAATGTCACTCTGCGACCCGCCCAGATGCCAGCACAGCTCGTAAAAGTTGCGGCGTTCCGGGTTCTTCTCCCGCTCAATGATGAGCTGGTGCTCCTCGACGGTGATGGCCCGCTTCGGCTGGAAACGAACTTCCGGCCAGAGACGCTTGGGAATGAGCGGCCACGGCAGCCAGTTCATCGAAAGGCAAAAGTTGTGAAGTTTCCGCAGATGGACATTGGTGCTGACCGTGCCCGCCTTGAGGCAGGCCAGAAGCTGCTCCGCCTGAGTCTCGATGATGATACGATCGCGAATCCCGTCCAAGGCGGTCTCCTTTGCGGCCCGGCGCCAGCGATCCTGGGTGGAACCGCTCTTGGTCTCGACAATCGCATCCAGGGCGTTTTGCCAGATCCGGTTGGAGACGCCGGAATCAGTGCCGGCCAGGTATGCCTTGGCGATTTGAAGATTCAGTTGCGGCTGGCGCACGGATTCGTTGCGCGCATTGAGCAACGTCGTGGCCTCGGCACGGTTTTTTGTGCCGAGACTTTCCTGCTTTTTTGTTTGGGTATCTTCGACGTAGAACATGCCGCCGAGTTTGCGGCGGTAGAGGATGAAACGATTTTTCATAGCTCAGACTTTTGGTCCGACGCTATGAGGCCGCGCGCGGCTTTGGGTGTATCGGCTACACCAAACGGGCTGCGAATCCTGTCTTCACCAGTGGCCCGATATTTCGGGTTTTTGCTCAATGTTTACAGCGGTTTTGACCCTACTGGCACTTCCACTGGCACTGACACCCGCATTTTCGGGCTGCCAGACGAGTTGTGACCTCGTTTTTGACCAGTATTTACCGAGTAATCGTTGGGTATTGGCCAGTTTTATTTTCACTGGCACTTCCACTGGCACTTGCCTCCTCTGGTTTCTGCAACTGGCTGCCTTTCGGCAACTTGAAAGTTGGAGGCGGAGGTCGGAATCGGGCGGCTAATGCCCTGTTGACGGTTGAAATATGGCTTATTTCATTGGGGATTTCAATAAAAATCAGCTAACCACCTTTAACTATCTTTAACCCCCTTACTGAAGATTTCACTGAAGGTTCTCCATCCGATTATGGCAGCAGATTATACGGCAAGTCTTGCGCGAAGTTCCTCAGCCTGTTGAGTGAACTTGCCCAAGTTGGACTTCTTGAGTTTGGCAAGATTTTGGAGCTTCCACCGAATCGCTGGCAGGTGCGACAGGTGCAGGCACTTCATCAACTGCCAGTCGGGTTCAGCCGCGACAAGGCCGAGCAGAAAATTTCGTTGGCTCGCTGTCAGCACGGCGGGCAATTCCTTTTTCAGTTTGCGCCGGACCTGCTGCAACTCTACCAGCGTGATCGGATTCCGCGCCATGCCCGCAAACTCATTCTCAAAAGCCGACGACATATCTACATCGCGCGAGAACAAGACTTCATGCACCGGGCGGTTGTGGCCGGCGAGATAGCAGACGAAACACTCGACAACCTCCGCTATGAGTCCGCCGCGCTCGAAGAGACCGCGAACATCGAACAGGTCGCGCGGATGTTGGCGATCCATCGCGGCGACGAGCTTACTGCCGTAAAGTTCGGACGTGGCCAGAACCGGCACGGACAATTCCGTGGTGAAAAGCTTCCGCGCCTCGTTGCCGAGCTGCCGTGTTTCCACCGGCATCACAGTGCCGCGAAAAACATGATTCACCTCCACCTTCACCTGGTTGCGCCCCCGCCGGATGAACAGTTTGATTTCGTCGCCGTCCTTGGTGGCTGAGGCATCAGCTTCCAGACCGGCTTTGGCAAGTCGCTTCCGCACGGCTTCCAACCCCTTTGAAATGGATTTCAGAGCCTCGTCACGAGTCGCTTGGTGGTCGGTGTAAACCACGTCAATGTCCACCGACAACCGTGGCATGTCCTCGATGAAAAGGTTGATTGCCGTGCCCCCTTTCATCGCGAAATGCGGCGTCTCGAAAATTGCGGGAGCGCTTTCGAGCAAGAGCCGGACGAGTTCAATGTAGGTTTTGTCCATTACGGCTTCAGCACGAGCGTCGTTCCGTCTTTAAGGCGAGCAGACCAGCGACTGTTCCCTTGTCGGTTTCCCGTCGCCTTTTTTGCAGCGGCTGCCCACGGCAAGCCTAATTCCTCGGCCCAGCGCACAGAAAGCCGCGCGACTTTGACGCGCTGGCAGTTCTTCAGCAGCGTGGTCAACACCTCTGGTCGCAGCGACCTTGCGCCCTCCATGATATTGCGGGCTTCTTCGATTCCCTGGTGAAGACCCACTTCACTTAACATTTCCAGCAATGCTCTTTCCGGCACAGAGACAAGAACCCCGCCAGGTGTTTCCGGCAACGGCTGTAAACCGAATTGTTTTGGCAGCTTGGATGAAAATAGGTTTCGCGCCGTGTAGCGCGAGGGAAACCGTTTCTGAAACCATTCCGGCAATCTGGTCTTGTCCCCACCCCACAATGAGAGCGGCTCGCGCGCTGGCAGATTGTGACGGACACCGCGCCACGCCAGAGCCGTCTTGCCGCCGACGTGAAAGCCCGTCACCTGACGCGACAGAAATTTCAAACAATCCTCCCTGCTCAAGGTATCGTTGGGATACATGAAGACGCCGCGCCCCAGACGCAGCAGCCATCCCGACTTCAAATAATGATGCGCCAGCGCCGACGACACGCCCAGCTTCGTCAATTCATGATGGTCGAACGGCGTCCCTCGCGGGAAGGCCGTTTGCAGGCTTTTGATTAGATTAGGCGTTTGCAGGCTTTTGATTAGATTAGGGCGAATAGTTAAAGCCACGCTTGAACAATAGCGCCTAAATCAAGCACAAGGCAAGGCGATTATCACCCCGGTCTTAAATCAGAC
Proteins encoded in this window:
- the asnB gene encoding asparagine synthase (glutamine-hydrolyzing), which codes for MCGIAAIFNYRTGEPIDRTELTAIRDAMTARGPDGSGTWCSADGHIGLGHRRLSIIDLSPTGAQPMKSQDGALVVTFNGEIYNYRELRAELEAKGRRFSSQSDTEILLHLYQLDGDGMLQKLRGMYAFAIWDERKKGLFMARDPFGIKPLYYSDDGKAIRVASQVKALLAGKRVDTAPDPAGHVGFFLWGHVPGPYTLHRGIRSLPAGTTLWVGQNGERRERTFCSITEILRSAEPSVGRSKIEDGRRAPHPGPLPRAERETLNSQPSTLNDSLRDSVAHHLIADVPVGVFLSSGLDSTTLAALAAEQGGRLRTVTLGFEEYRGTPYDETPLAETVAAQYGAQHQTIWVSRADFRAHVERLFHAMDQPSTDGVNTYFVSLAAAQTSLKVALSGLGGDELFGGYPSFKQLPRSVRALGSLGTSGIFGKSLRIVCAPVVKHFTSPKYAGLFEYGGTYGGAYLLRRGMFMPWELPEILDPDLVRQGWSELQPLLRLEESLDGLRSPHARVSCLESCWYMRNQLLRDSDWAGMAHSLEIRVPLVDVTLLRALAPSLTCAAPPTKLDLARTPRCPLPAAVLARPKTGFLIPVREWLLEEKEKAESRKQKWEIANRKSQIGNQQSAGRGLRGWAKEVYQRFAGPDLLVLGKRSRSLPINPQPQPRLLLSGSTLNSQPSPIPAPRSPSDGYRSPHSALPGSVSQRFSVSGFLPKRILVFRIGQLGDTIIALPAMWAVRKHFPDASLTLLCDRHPGKRHVLAADLLKRAGLFNRFESYVVDETTTGKLLRAQRMLRLMLKLRRRRFDALVYLAPSNRTPDQVARDRKFFAAAGIRDFIGTSGFSEAPAKTPDQPLAAMPSEADLLLARLAVDGIAVPQAGHGSLELKLGDAENCEVDDWLARQSAEHGGRRTEDEKHWAVGGSISSDLRSPVSDLRPWIGIGPGSKMPAKRWPEERFGQVVRELIERHDFWPVVFGGAEDAALAGRLLRMWGRGYNAAGALSVRGAAAALKRCVLFFGNDTGTMHLAAAVRTPCVAVFSARAHPGLWYPYGVEHRVLRSEIDCEGCGLMECLERRNECLSRIQTNDVVQACEDLMRREDRESEILPGEVAR
- the wecB gene encoding UDP-N-acetylglucosamine 2-epimerase (non-hydrolyzing), with the protein product MLKIMHIVGARPNFPKVAPIMSEMARRPEQFQQVLVHTGQHYDYNMSQVFFEQLEIPTPDEFLNVGSGSHAAQTAAVMTAFEPVLAKHRPDWVMVVGDVNSTLACALVCSKLGVRIAHVEAGLRSGDRTMPEEINRLLTDQISDLLFTPSKDGNANLLREGVESQKIHCVGNVMIDTLVKLLPKAQQRPILSRLGLEPREHVLVTLHRPSNVDDAGALREILQAMAEISRRRSVVFPVHPRTRKQIVGLAMALPNTTLRLIEPLGYLDFLALMNTAALVITDSGGVQEETTYLGIPCLTVRPNTERPITLTSGTNRLVASRCARIVEAAAESLRGSKSSPPRPEYWDGQTAGRIADVMMGL
- a CDS encoding nucleotidyl transferase AbiEii/AbiGii toxin family protein, which codes for MDKTYIELVRLLLESAPAIFETPHFAMKGGTAINLFIEDMPRLSVDIDVVYTDHQATRDEALKSISKGLEAVRKRLAKAGLEADASATKDGDEIKLFIRRGRNQVKVEVNHVFRGTVMPVETRQLGNEARKLFTTELSVPVLATSELYGSKLVAAMDRQHPRDLFDVRGLFERGGLIAEVVECFVCYLAGHNRPVHEVLFSRDVDMSSAFENEFAGMARNPITLVELQQVRRKLKKELPAVLTASQRNFLLGLVAAEPDWQLMKCLHLSHLPAIRWKLQNLAKLKKSNLGKFTQQAEELRARLAV
- a CDS encoding type IV toxin-antitoxin system AbiEi family antitoxin domain-containing protein, with amino-acid sequence MKSLQTPNLIKSLQTAFPRGTPFDHHELTKLGVSSALAHHYLKSGWLLRLGRGVFMYPNDTLSREDCLKFLSRQVTGFHVGGKTALAWRGVRHNLPAREPLSLWGGDKTRLPEWFQKRFPSRYTARNLFSSKLPKQFGLQPLPETPGGVLVSVPERALLEMLSEVGLHQGIEEARNIMEGARSLRPEVLTTLLKNCQRVKVARLSVRWAEELGLPWAAAAKKATGNRQGNSRWSARLKDGTTLVLKP